GCCTGTTTCCGAAAAAAAAATCAGTTGAATCAGTTTGGGCATATTTAAAAACCGCCGGCGGTGTCCGGCGGACTTTCAGAGCCGGGTCTGCGCGCGGGAAAAAATAAATTGAAATGACTTTCAGAAAATGATTAACAAAAAATTCGGACTTTGTCAAAAAAAAAAACACAGAGCGCCCCGCCCGAACGCTTTTTGTCCCCGGCGTTCTGATCACATGCTCTGAAAAATTCTCATCTCCGAAAAAAAATGTCCGAAACAAAGCGCCGGCAAAAACTCTTATCACTTCAATCCCTTCAACTCACTCCCTTTTAACTTTTTCTTGACAAAACGCCCCGCTTTCATTATTAGAGAAAAATGATTTATAAAATAAATTTGAATTCGGAAGCTTCCTGATGGCCGAGTTCCATAAACGCGACATCTCCCGTTTCAACGGATACGTAAAAAAGGCCGATCGCGAAAAGCTTCACGGCCACAAAGGCGTCGCGGTCTGGCTCACCGGTTTTTCCGCCTCGGGAAAATCCACCATCGCCCACCATCTTGACGTTTCGGAAAAACAAAGTTTCCGAAAAATTGCCCGAAGGGCATTATGTTCAAAAGCGCCTTTATGAAATGGGGCGCTCGACCTATGTGCTGGACGGGGACAACGTCCGGCATGGACTGTGCGCCGATCTGGGCTTTTCCCCATGCGACCGCTCCGAAAATATCCGCCGAATCGGGGAAATGGCCCGTCTTTTTGTGGACTCGGGAATTATCCTGCTCGCCGCCTTTATCTCGCCGGACAGAGCCGACAGACGAAAGATTCGGGAGATCATCGGGGAAAAAAATTTTATCGAGGTGTTTGTGGACTGCCCCATCCGCGTCTGCCGCCTCCGCGACCCCAAGGGAATCTACCGGAAAGCCCTGTCCGGGGAGATCAAAAATTTCACAGGAATCTCAGCGAAATATGACCCGCCCGAGCGACCCGACATCACCATTCGGTCCGATAAGGAGACCGTGGATTCCGCCGTGAGCCGGCTGATCGCCCATATGAGAAAACGCCGGTTTATCCCGGGATCGGGAGCCCGGAGCCAAGGCGCGCGGCAACGCGCGTGAAGACAAACCCAATCGAATCAAGGAGGATTCAATGCCGATGGGAGAAAATCAAAAAATAAGACTCTTATTTTTAACCATTTTTATTACAATCCTCTTTTTCGTCGGATGCTTATCAACGGGCGCTTCGCAAGCCATGAAATCGGAGTCCGTCGCGTTGGAGTCCGTCACTTCGAATATTCCGGCCCGCCACAAGACAGGGAAATGGCCCGTATATCCGAATAAACCAACTGCTCCCAAAGTCACTATGATTCTCAAGGGTGAGCCGGTGGTAACCATGATAGACGACTGGAAGGTGAGGATCACATTCGAGACGGCGGTTCCGACACAGGCGGCCACCGTTTTTTACGGCGTCTATGATCCGGACGCATTGTTTGTATGGCCTCGGTTTCCGGCATTTGTCAAAGAAAAAGAATCCGGTAAAACCTCACATAGCGTGGAACTGGATCTGGGCGCATTGAAAAAAGCGAAGTCGGATATAGCCGATCTTGCCGCCAGAGGCGGGGGGGTGATCGCTTACAGGCTTGAGCTTTACAATATCGGCGCTCCTCGTTTGATGGAGACTGTGGCGGCTCGTCTTTACGACAGGCGTTTCGAGTTTTACAACGGCAAACTCTTCCCGACTGTGACGGAAGGTCCTTTTGTGGACGTTATTACGAAGAATAGCGTTATTATTTCCTGGGATACCGACAGACCGGCTAAGGGTGTCGTAAAAATCGAGGGAATGGGAAATTTTCCGACTTCAGGCGGCAAAAAAGATCATTTCGAAATGAAATTGGAGAATTTGAAGCCCGGAGCCACTTACAATTATTCGGTGGAAGTTTCGGACCGCGGAGATTCCACAAGAACGCGACAATATTATTTCAAGACTCCGGAAGAGAATCTTACGAAATTCAATTTTTCGGCTTTGGGCGATAGCAGAGAGGGTTACGGCGGCGGAGAGTACGGGTATAACGGAGTCAATTGCACGGTTATGCGCGCTCTTGCCACGGACGCTTTCAACAGAGACGCCGAATTCATCATTCACACGGGAGATATGGTAAACGGTTACTCGTCCGACCCGCTCGATTTCCAAATGCAGTTGGAATCTTATAAAGACTCCGTCGAAAACGTGAAACATTTTATTCCGACCTACGAGATGATGGGAAACCATGAAATTGTGGTGCGAGCATATATGGGAATAAAGGGGGCTCCCTACGGAATTTTGATGATGGATAAAGAAGGAGACGAAAGCGGCGAGGCCATATTCAGACAAGAAATGGTCAA
The Candidatus Desulfarcum epimagneticum DNA segment above includes these coding regions:
- a CDS encoding conserved hypothetical protein (Evidence 4 : Unknown function but conserved in other organisms), with protein sequence MPMGENQKIRLLFLTIFITILFFVGCLSTGASQAMKSESVALESVTSNIPARHKTGKWPVYPNKPTAPKVTMILKGEPVVTMIDDWKVRITFETAVPTQAATVFYGVYDPDALFVWPRFPAFVKEKESGKTSHSVELDLGALKKAKSDIADLAARGGGVIAYRLELYNIGAPRLMETVAARLYDRRFEFYNGKLFPTVTEGPFVDVITKNSVIISWDTDRPAKGVVKIEGMGNFPTSGGKKDHFEMKLENLKPGATYNYSVEVSDRGDSTRTRQYYFKTPEENLTKFNFSALGDSREGYGGGEYGYNGVNCTVMRALATDAFNRDAEFIIHTGDMVNGYSSDPLDFQMQLESYKDSVENVKHFIPTYEMMGNHEIVVRAYMGIKGAPYGILMMDKEGDESGEAIFRQEMVNPENGPDPDNEAANVPPGKSLPPYKESVYYFDYGNCRFVMMNNNYWYSGMPEEYGGNVEGYILDDQMKWILDVFAKTKSDHSIKHLFIYAQEPFFPVGGQHTTGMWHQGGDPAKNNGHDRRYIPERRDQIWNAFIDTGKALLAQFGDEHNYSRSLITKDRNGAPYKQKIWQIVSGGAGAPFAKRHTGMPWDDDVKKTTAQYHHCLYKVRGDKVYLEVYNIDNMLIDSLELTKDARK